GCGAGCTGACTCCCCGGCCGGGGTTCATCCACAGGTTTTTCCTATCCACAGCCAAGCGGCTCATGCCGCCACGCGGTGGCGGCGTGGACCTAGCGTGTGGCCATGCCACCCACTCACTCCACGCGTCCGGCCACGCGGAGCCTCGAGCCGAACTGGGCTGATCGTGTCTCGCTGCTGTGGCAGCCGGCGAGGGGACGCGGCGTCCTCGCCCGCAGGGCGGCCGCCGGAGCGTGCGTCGTCGCGGCAGCCGTCCTGCTCGTACGAGGCGATCCGAGTGCCGAACACCTCTCCGTCGTCGTCGCGGCCCGCGATCTGCCGTCCGGCACGGTTCTCACCGCCACCGATCTGCGCACCGCCTCCCTGGCCCGCTCCGCGGTCCCGGACGGCGCAGTGACCGCCGTCGAGGACACCGCCGGGCGCACGGTGGCGGGCCCGATCCGAGCCGGGGAAGCCCTCACCGATGTCCGGGTACTGGGGCCACGACTGGCCGCCGCGGCCGTCGGCAGCGACGACGCCCGCATCGTGCCCCTCGAACTCGCGGACGCCGCCGTCGCCGACGTCCTGCGCGAGGGCGACGTCGTGGACGTCCTCGCGGTCGCCCAGGGAGCCGGTGGCGACCGGAGCGGCACCCTCCCCGACCCTGCGGCCACACTGCTCGCGTCCGGCGCCGTGGTCGTGCTGGTCAATCGCCCGGAAGGCGACCGCGGAGGGAGGGAGAGACTCGTCCTGCTGGCGCTCCCGCGCGAGAAGGCCCACGCCGTCGCCGTGACGTCCTTGACTCACGCCGTCACCGTCACGGTGCAGTGACGCTCACCACTTCCGGGTAGACCGTCCCGTCCGACCAGCCCGATCCGGCACTATTCCTCCTTTACTCTTCTGTTCAGACCGACGTTCCTGTTCGAGAAGAACTGTTTCCGACCCGAAGGAGATACCGGCATGCTGAAAGGCTTCAAGGACTTCCTGCTCCGTGGCAACGTGCTGGACCTGGCAGTAGCGGTCGTCGTCGGTGCCGCGTTCACCGCGATCGTCACCGCGTTCACGACCAACATCGTCAATCCGCTCATCGCGGTTCTCGGCGGCGACAACGAGATGGGCTGGGGATTCCAGATCCTCGGCGACAATCCCGCGACGTTCGTGAACATCGGCGCGGTGATCACGGCGGCCGTCAACTTCGTCATCATCGCGGCGGTCGTCTACTTCGTACTGATCGTTCCTGCCAATGCGGCGAAGAAGCGCTTCACGAAGCCCAGCGAGAAGGCCGTGTCGGACACCGACCTGCTCACGGAGATCCGCGACATCCTCAAGACCGGCGCCGCGAACGCCCAGCAGACCGGCGCGCACGCCAAGGTCGCGGACACCCCGCCTCCGCCGAGCATCTGACGCGAGCGGGCCGCGCCGGAATCAGGGGACGAGCTGAGGCTTCCGCTTGGTCGCGGCCCGCCGGGCCGCGACCAGCATGACCACGACGAGCGCGAAGCCGACCGCCATGAGACCGAACGTGGCGAGATAGTCGCCGTCGGGCGCACGGAGATCGCGGCTGTCACCGTCATCCCACGGCTGGTAGGGCCACAGCGCGCGGAGCGAGCCGACGAGAAGGCCGGTCATCACCACCAGCGTGATGTGGTGATGGTGCTCGAGGAGCCATTGGAGCAGCTTGACGAACACGGACAGCCCCAGGACCGCGCCGAGGGCGAACAGGCCGATGTAGCCGAGATCGCGGTCGTTGAGCGCGTTCAGCGTCACGGTGTACATCCCGAATCCGACCAGCAGGAAGGATCCGGAGAGGCCCGGCATCGCGAGTGCGCACACGGCGATCGCGGCCACTCCCACGATCATCCAGGGAGCGGGGTCTTCGACCTCGGACGGCGGCATCCCGAAGACGAAGAACGCGGCGACCGCGCAGGCTCCGGCGAGCGCGTAGTCCAGCCCCGACCATGTCCGTCCGGACTGGGTGTACGGGATGTAGATCGAGGCGAGCACGAGGCCGAAGAACAGCGCATACGACCGTTGCGGGTGATCCTCGACGAGCGGAGCGACGACCTGGGCCGCGATCACCAGCATGCTGAGCATCCCGACCACCACGCACACGACGAACGGCCAGTCCACCCGGCGGAACTCGCCGCGTGCCCGTTCCGTCCCCTGTCCGCGGGGAACGTCGGTGACGAGCAGCCGAGCACCGCTCACGAAGTGGCCGACAGCGGAGATCAGCTGGTCGTACATGCCCGTGATGAGTGCCACGGTCCCGCCGCTGACTCCGGGAATCACTTCCGCTGTTCCCATGAGTCCGCCGCGGACCAGATTGAGCGCGTGTGTGCGCGTGCCGTTCGCCATCCGGAACACCGTAGACGGCGGTCGCGGAATCCGAAAATGTGCCCGATCGGCGGTTCGTTCGATTGCTCACGTTCGTCCAGCTAGCGCGCCCGTACCCGACGGATCCGGGCACTCCCGGTGTGAGATAGATCGCGCGGGTCCCGGTGCACGGATCGGCGAACGCGCCGGGCCGGGCACACGACGACGCGGGGGGCGCGCGCACTCGGCGCGCACCCCCCGCGTCAGGGTGTGACTGTGTTTTCTCAGCCCAGGCTGAAGGGCTGGCCGTACAGCGTGACGGTGCTCGACACCGAATCGGTCGAGACGTCCACCTTCACGTACGAGCGGGCCTGTGCGTACCCGGCGCAGCCGGAGACACCGAAGGTCTCGTCCGCGTAGGTGAACCCACCCCGGTTGCCCTCGAAGTCGAAATCACTCTTGTACGCCTCGGAGCCGTAGCTGTCCTCGTACTCGATGTCGAGGATGGACACCGCCGTCGCCTCACCCGGCCCGATGGTGAGTCCACCGGAAGCGCCCGCCGAGGGCGCGGGCGTTCCCCAGTCCTCGGATTCGCCACCGGCCTCGCCACCGGCCTCGGCGCCGAAGCTCAACTGGCAGGCCACGATGTAGCCGGCATCGATGGAACCGCCCTCGGCGGTATCGCCCGACAGGGTGACGTCGATGCTGCCCGAGGCCCACACGTTGCGATGCAGCGGAGTGGAACCCATCGACGGGCTGATCAGGGCCGAGTTCCCGGTCTGACGCACCGTCACCACCGTGCCGTCGAGCAGCGTCTGGGTGATCTCACCGTCCTGCAACGGGACGAAGGTGTCGGCATGAGCCGCACCGGTCGAGAAGAGACCGATCGCGACGGTGGCGGAGCCCACCACCGCAGCGGCCTTGGCGCCGTGGCGCAGGGTCTTGCTGTTCATTGTTCCCCTTCAGGATTCGAGGTCGCGGAACGCGAGTAGCGCGAGGTCGCGAGAGTTGACTGGCGTGAGCGTGGGCGATCAGCCGATGCTGAAGGGCTGGCCGTACAGCGTGCCCTTCACGTAGTGGTCACCCGGGACCTCGACCACGGTGTACGCGCGGGCCTGGGCGTAGCCACCGCAACCCTGCACCTCGATCTCGGCATCCTTGTACTGGATGGCGGACACGCCTTCGGACAGGTCACTCTTGCTCTTGATCTTGGCGAACTTCACCTCGCCGGGGGCGATCGGCAGGCTCAGCGAACCCGACAGATCCGCACCGGTCAGCGAGAGACCACCGCTCAGTCCGGCCTCGAGGCCGGTGATGTCGACCTGGCAGCCGACGATGTATCCCGTGGTGAGGGTTGCACCCTCAGCACCCTGGACGTCCGCGAAGACGTCGCCCGTCACCCACGCGACCCGGCCGGCGCCGTTGGCCGCCAGGGACGGGGAGATCAGAGCGCTCTCGGCGTTGCGCGCGATCTTGACGCTGACGCCGCCCCCGTTGACGATCCTCTCGCCGCCGGGCAGTGGCACGAAGGTATCGGCATGGGCAGCACCGGTGGACATCAGACCCAGTGCCATCGCTGCAGCGGCACCGAGACCTGCGATGCGGGCGGAGCGGCGCAGGCCGGACTTACGGTTCTCGCTCATTCGTTCCCCTCATCAAGCGCTCGCGCCCCGACCTTCGGAGCGGGAGTTCAACTCGTGATGGGGAGAAGGTAGTTGAAACGTTGTTCGATCGAGACCCCAGAACGCTCGTTTAACAATCCCTTTACGTGATCGACCCACAGCGTGACGGCTTTGTGACCCGATGTAACGAAACGGGAGGTGTGCAGCGTGAGCTGCACACCTCCCGAGGCGGTGAAATCCGGGGCGACCCCGGTTGCCGGTCCGATCAGCCGAGGCTGAAGGGCTGTCCCCACAGGGTGACGTTGCCGTCGACCGAGTCGGTCGAGACGTTGACCTTCACGTACGAGCGGGCCTGGGCGTACCCGGCGCAGCCGGAGACACCGAAGGTCTCGTCCGCGTAGGTGAAGCCACCGCTGTTACCCGTGAAGCTGAAGTTGCTCTTGTTCGCCTTGGCGCCGTAGCTGTCCTCGTACTCGATGTCGAGGATCGACACGGCCGTCGCCTCGCCGGGCCCGATGGTTATTCCCGCGCCTGCATTGGCCTTGGGATCCTGGACGCCAGCTTCCCATCCTTGCTGCGCGTTGCCTACAGCCTGTTCGGCTCCACCGTTCACACTGCCACCGAAATTCAGCTGGCAGGCCACGATGTAGCCGGCATCGATGGTGCCGCCCTTGGCCGACCCACCCGACAGGGTGACGTCGACGGTGCCCGAAGCCCACACATTGCGGTGCAACGGAGTGGAACCGAGCGACGGATTGATCAGAGCGGTGTTCCCGGTCTGCTTGACGGTCACCACCGTGCCGTCGAGCAGCGTCTGGGTGACCTCACCGTCCTGCAACGGGACGAAGGTGTCGGCATGAGCCGCACCGGTCGAGAAGAGACCGATCGCGACGGTGGCGGAGCCCACCACCGCAGCGGCCTTGGCGCCGTGGCGCAGGGTCTTGCTGTTCATTGTTCCCCTCGAGGGTTGCTCCCCGGGACGATCGGGATCTCGTACGAGACCGAAGGCGCCGGAAGAGAAGTGTGGATAGCGAAGTGAGAGTGATCAGCCGATGCTGAAGGGCTGGCCGTACAGCGTGCCCTTCACGTAGTGGTTACCGGGAACCTCCACCACGGTGTAGGCGCGGGCCTGGGCGTAGCCGCCGCAACCCTGCACCTGGATCTCGGCATCCTTGTACTGGATGGCCGCGACACCCGGCTCCTTCAGCTTCTTGCTCTTGATGCTCGCGAATTTCACCTCACCCGGCTTGATCGGCAGGCTCAGCGAACCCGACAGATCCGCACCGGACAGCGACAGGCCGCCGCTCAGCCCGGCCTCGAGACCGGTGATGTCCACCTGGCAGCCCACGATGTACCCGGTCTTCAACGTCGCTTCCTCGAAATCGCCCTGGACGTCGGCGAACACGTCGCCCGTCACCCACGCGACCCGGCCGGCACCATTGGCCGCCAGCGACGGAGAGATCAACGCGCTCTCGGCATTGCGCGCGATCTTCACGGACACATCACCGGCATTCACGACACGCTCGCCACCGGGCAGCGGCACGAAGGTGTCTGCATGCGCAGCGCCGGTGGACATCAGGCCCAGACCGACGGCTGCCGCAGCGCCGAGACCCGCGATACGGGCGGAGCGGCGCAGACCGGACTTACGGTTCTCGCTCATTCGTTCCCCTCATCAAGGGCTCGTCGCCCCGACCTTCGGGGCGGGAGTTCTACCCTGTGATGGGGAACAAGTTAGCTGAAACAACATCTGAATGTTACCCCTACGTTGCACATTCCTTTGCGGTGAGAGATCCCGTTGCCCAGGCGTGACATGCGGTGGCCGACATAGAACGAGGTCGGGGGTGTGTGACGTCGTCACATACACCCCCGACCTCGTCGGAGAAATTGTTCGGTTGTGGCGAGCGTCTCGCCGCATTCCTGTAACGAATCCGATCAGCCGAGGCTGAAGGGCTGTCCCCACAGGGTGACGTTGCCGTCGACCGAATCGGTCGAGACGTTGACCTTCACGTACGAGCGAGCCTGGGCGTACCCGGCGCAGCCGGAGACACCGAAGGTCTCGTCCGCGTAGGTGAAGCCACCGCTGTTGCCGGTGAAGCTGAAGTTGCTCTTGTTCGCCTTGGCGCCGTAGCTGTCCTCGTACTCGATGTCGAGAATGGACACCGCTTTCGCCTCGCCGGGCCCGATGGTGAGACCCGCGGAAGCCTCAGCAGAGGGCGCGGGGTCGCCCCACTCCTTGGATTCGGCACCCACCTCGCCACCGGTCTTGGCACCGAAGCTCAGCTGGCAGGCCACGATGTAGCCGGCATCGATGGTGCCGCCCTTGGCCGACCCACCCGACAGGGTGACGTCGACGGTGCCCGAAGCCCACACATTGCGGTGCAACGGAGTGGAACCGAGCGACGGATTGATCAGAGCGGTGTTCCCGGTCTGCTTGACGGTCACCACCGTGCCGTCGAGCAGCGTCTGGGTGACCTCACCGTCCTGCAACGGGACGAAGGTGTCGGCATGAGCCGCACCGGTCGAGAAGAGACCGATCGCGACGGTGGCGGAGCCCACCACCGCAGCGGCCTTGGCGCCGTGGCGCAGGGTCTTGCTGTTCATTGTTCCCCTCCGGGGGTGTCGCCGCTGACGCGGACGGGAGTGTGACCGCTGACGCGGACGTGGTCGAAGATGCTGTTACGCAACAATTCTCAGCCGATGCTGAAGGGCTGGCCGTACAGCGTGCCCTTCACGTAGTGGTTACCGGGAACCTCCACCACGGTGTAGGCGCGGGCCTGGGCGTAGCCGCCGCAACCCTGCACCTGGATCTCGGCATCCTTGTACTGGATGGCCGCGACACCCGGCTCCTTCAGCTTCTTGCTCTTGATGCTCGCGAATTTCACCTCACCCGGCTTGATCGGCAGGCTCAGCGAACCCGACAGATCCGCACCGGACAGCGACAGGCCGCCGCTCAGCCCGGCCTCGAGACCGGTGATGTCCACCTGGCAGCCCACGATGTACCCGGTCTTCAACGTCGCTTCCTCGAAATCGCCCTGGACGTCGGCGAACACGTCGCCCGTCACCCACGCGACCCGGCCGGCACCATTGGCCGCCAGCGACGGAGAGATCAACGCGCTCTCGGCATTGCGCGCGATCTTCACGGACACATCACCGGCATTCACGACACGCTCGCCACCGGGCAGCGGCACGAAGGTGTCTGCATGCGCAGCGCCGGTGGACATCAGGCCCAGACCGACGGCTGCCGCAGCGCCGAGACCCGCGATACGGGCGGAGCGGCGCAGACCGGACTTACGGTTCTCGCTCATTCGTTCCCCTCAAAGGATGTCTAACTCTTTCCCGGCCGGTCTGACCGGGCAGTGGTCCGTAACGGGCCCAGCGCAGTATTCACAGTCTCGATGACCGCAGCGTGAATTCACGATGATCACAGGATGATTACCGACCCGGCAGGACAGTAACGGCGAGGTAGAGGATCGGGCAACTGAAGAATTCACGTCGATTGCGGTGACATGGCACACAGTGGGGTTCCCGAGGGGTGAGTTCCCGAGGCCACCAGCGGTTTTCCCGAGATCAGGGCCCTGCGAGCAGTGCCGTATACCGGTTGTTCACCAGAATGTTCCGGGGAACGTGAGAAAAATTCATCCGGATCTCAACAATTGCACTCTCGGCGCTTTTCGTATGCTGATATTCGAATGACGCGACATTGTCCGAATCAGCACCGAAACCGCGGCTTCCGGGAGCTCACCCGTGGTGTGGAGGAACCTGCCGTCGCAGCCAATCGTCGCCGTCGCCGGCCTCCCGGTCGTTGCCACGCTCGTCCGACGTCGTCTCCGGCAGGACGTCACCGAAGACACGAGCGAGCCGGGCCCGATCGATTCGGGCCCGGCTCTTCTCCTCCGGATCGGTGTCCGCTGAGTGCGGTGCGGGGGTCGGCTCCGGTATCGGTCAGCCCTCCAGGCCGGAGAGTTCGGCGATCACGTGGCTGGCGAGCAGGGTCAGTGTCGCCATTCCGTCGCGCACGGCGGGCCGGGACGAAGCGAGATTGACCACGAGTGTGCTGCCCGAGACACCGGCGAGCCCTCGGGACAGACCCGCATCGAGCGAACCCGCCGACAGCCCCGACGAGCGCAGCGCCTCCGAGATTCCCGGGATCTCCCGGTCCAGGATCTCGGCGGTGACGTCGGGCGTGACGTCACGAGCGGAGACACCCGTGCCACCCACCGAGACCACGAGATCCACTCCGCCGATCACCGCCGTGTTCAACGTGTTCCGGATCGCGACCTCGTCCGCGGCGACGGCGACGATGCCGTCGACGAGGAACCCCGCCTCACCCAGCAGTTCGGTGACGAGCTGACCGATCGAGTCGGTGTCGGGGCGATCGTCGACGATCACGACCAGGGCACGTCCGGCAGTCGCGGCTTCAATCTCCATGATCCCTACCGTAGCCGGTAGCACCCCGACAGATTCCGTCTGTGCTCCCGATCGATCGACCGTGTGGAGATCCATCAGCGTCCTCCCTGGCTCTCGGCGGTTCCGAGGGTGACGTCCACCGTCTTCGGGTTGTTCCCGTTCGTGTCCGTGTACGTCACCGAGACGTTCTCCCCGGGTGCGTGGGACCGGATCGTCGCGATCAGCGAATCACCGCTGTCGATGGTGCGGTCGTCGACCTTGGTGATCACGGACCCCTTCGGGATGCCCGCCCTCTCCGCGGGGCTCCCGGGCGTGACCTCGACGACGGTGGCACCGTTGGCGTTGTCCCGGTTGGGAACCTGGACGCCGATGATCGCCTGGGTCGCCTTACCGGTCTCGATCAGCTCGTTCGCGATCCGGGAGGCCTGGTCGACGGGGATCGCGAAGCCGAGCCCGATCGACCCGCTCTGTGCACCGGTACTCCCGCCGCCGACGGTGGCGATCGCGGTGTTGATGCCGACCAGCCGGCCGTCCATGTTCACCAGCGCACCACCGGAGTTGCCGGGGTTGATCGCGGCGTCCGTCTGCAAGGCGTCGATGACCGTGTTCTGGTTACCTGCCTCACCGCTCGTCGACACCGGCCGGTTCAGGGCCGAGACGATCCCCTCGGTGACGGTGCTCGCCAGACCGAGCGGCGAACCGACCGCCACCACCTGCTGACCCACCTGGACGTTCGCGGACGTGCCGAGTTCGATCGGGGTCAGGTCCGTCTTTCCGCTCGCCTTGACGACCGCCAGGTCGGACACCGGGTCGGCACCGACCAGCGTCGCGGGGGCCTTCGTGCCGTCGGAGAACGCGACCTGCAGCTCGCCACCGTCGGCCGCGGCACCCACCACGTGATTGTTCGTGAGGATCAGCCCGTCACCGGAGAGGACCACGCCCGATCCCTCGCCGCCTCCGCGGGGCCCGGCGACCTCGATCTGCACCACGCTGGGCACCACCTTCTGTGCCACTGCCTGCACCGAGCCCTCCGGCGCGTTGGCGGTGGGCTGGGCTTCGCCGCGTGGCGCGTTCAGGGAGCTCGTCACCTCCGCCCCCGATCCACTCCCGGACGCGAGCCCGCCGACGTAGCCGCCGATACCGCCGGAGACCAACGCGAGAGCGACGACCCCCGCCACCAGGGCGGTGCGTCCACGCGCCGGGCCACCCTGCGGAGCATTGCCCGCCGGGGGCGGCGGGGGCAGTGTTCCACCGGGTCCACCGGGTCCACCGGGTCCACCGCCGGTGGGTTGGCCCAACTGCCCGGGGTAGGGGCCGAAACCGGAAGTATTCGGCGATCCCGCGTACCGTCCCGGCGCCGGGTACCCGGGCTGCCACTGCTGCTGCTGGTGATAGCCCTCGGGAACGCGAGGCATCTGCCCCTCGGGAACGCGAGGCATCTGCCCCTCGGGAACCCGAGGCATCTGCTCGGTGGGGGGATTCTGGTGGTCGTCTCGGCTACGTTCGTCCGTCATCGCTTCGCTTTCGTCTCCACGCGACCCGGTCGGACGCCGGTCGCACTCTCGTCTGTACCCAGAATGCCGCGCCGGACTGAGAGCGTCCTGAGACCCAGCTGTCGGTTCACCGACAGTTTCCCGACGCACCGTGTCGGCGCGGCTCGGGCGTCAGCGTGGCTCGGGGGCCCCCGGCAGCACGATCCGCACGAGTGCTCCGCCGCGCTCGGAGACGTCGACGGCGATGGTTCCGCCGTGCTTGACGACGACCTGGCGGACGATCGCGAGCCCGAGCCCCGATCCCGGCATCGACCGGGACGCGGTGGACCGGTAGAAGCGGTCGAACACCAGCTCGCGGTCCTCCTCGGGGATACCCGGTCCGGCATCGTCGACGGTGAGTTCGAGCAGCCCGTTGCCGAGGGGCCGGGTCGCCACGCGTACCTGTTCCCCCGGCGGGCTCCACTTGGCGGCGTTGTCGAGCACGTTGAGCACTGCGCGGGACAGCCCGGAATGGTCGCCGTACACGAACCACGGCACCGTCGCCGCGGTGAAGTCGATCTCGTTGCGCCTGCGCCGGGCACGCTCGAGAGACCGCTCCACGACCTCGCTGAGATCGACCAGCTCGTACACGGTTTCCGGAGCATCCTCACGGGCCAGGTCCACCAGGTCCCCGACCAGGGTGGACAGTTCCTCAATCTGCGCCATCACATCGGTACGCAGTTCGGCCATGTCCTCGTCCGGAACGTGCGGGGCACCGGGGCGCGAGGAGGCGATGAGCAGCTCCATGTTCGTCCGCAGGGACGTGAGCGGAGTGCGGAGTTCGTGCCCGGCATCCGCGACGAGTCGACTCTGCCGCTCGCGGGACTCGGCCAGTGCCCGGAGCATCGTGTTGAAGCTCTCGGTGAGGCGGGCCAGCTCGTCGTTTCCGGTGACC
This genomic interval from Rhodococcus triatomae contains the following:
- a CDS encoding SAF domain-containing protein; the encoded protein is MPPTHSTRPATRSLEPNWADRVSLLWQPARGRGVLARRAAAGACVVAAAVLLVRGDPSAEHLSVVVAARDLPSGTVLTATDLRTASLARSAVPDGAVTAVEDTAGRTVAGPIRAGEALTDVRVLGPRLAAAAVGSDDARIVPLELADAAVADVLREGDVVDVLAVAQGAGGDRSGTLPDPAATLLASGAVVVLVNRPEGDRGGRERLVLLALPREKAHAVAVTSLTHAVTVTVQ
- the mscL gene encoding large conductance mechanosensitive channel protein MscL produces the protein MLKGFKDFLLRGNVLDLAVAVVVGAAFTAIVTAFTTNIVNPLIAVLGGDNEMGWGFQILGDNPATFVNIGAVITAAVNFVIIAAVVYFVLIVPANAAKKRFTKPSEKAVSDTDLLTEIRDILKTGAANAQQTGAHAKVADTPPPPSI
- a CDS encoding DUF368 domain-containing protein, which codes for MANGTRTHALNLVRGGLMGTAEVIPGVSGGTVALITGMYDQLISAVGHFVSGARLLVTDVPRGQGTERARGEFRRVDWPFVVCVVVGMLSMLVIAAQVVAPLVEDHPQRSYALFFGLVLASIYIPYTQSGRTWSGLDYALAGACAVAAFFVFGMPPSEVEDPAPWMIVGVAAIAVCALAMPGLSGSFLLVGFGMYTVTLNALNDRDLGYIGLFALGAVLGLSVFVKLLQWLLEHHHHITLVVMTGLLVGSLRALWPYQPWDDGDSRDLRAPDGDYLATFGLMAVGFALVVVMLVAARRAATKRKPQLVP
- a CDS encoding MspA family porin; this encodes MNSKTLRHGAKAAAVVGSATVAIGLFSTGAAHADTFVPLQDGEITQTLLDGTVVTVRQTGNSALISPSMGSTPLHRNVWASGSIDVTLSGDTAEGGSIDAGYIVACQLSFGAEAGGEAGGESEDWGTPAPSAGASGGLTIGPGEATAVSILDIEYEDSYGSEAYKSDFDFEGNRGGFTYADETFGVSGCAGYAQARSYVKVDVSTDSVSSTVTLYGQPFSLG
- a CDS encoding MspA family porin, which gives rise to MSENRKSGLRRSARIAGLGAAAAMALGLMSTGAAHADTFVPLPGGERIVNGGGVSVKIARNAESALISPSLAANGAGRVAWVTGDVFADVQGAEGATLTTGYIVGCQVDITGLEAGLSGGLSLTGADLSGSLSLPIAPGEVKFAKIKSKSDLSEGVSAIQYKDAEIEVQGCGGYAQARAYTVVEVPGDHYVKGTLYGQPFSIG
- a CDS encoding MspA family porin, with the translated sequence MNSKTLRHGAKAAAVVGSATVAIGLFSTGAAHADTFVPLQDGEVTQTLLDGTVVTVKQTGNTALINPSLGSTPLHRNVWASGTVDVTLSGGSAKGGTIDAGYIVACQLNFGGSVNGGAEQAVGNAQQGWEAGVQDPKANAGAGITIGPGEATAVSILDIEYEDSYGAKANKSNFSFTGNSGGFTYADETFGVSGCAGYAQARSYVKVNVSTDSVDGNVTLWGQPFSLG
- a CDS encoding MspA family porin yields the protein MSENRKSGLRRSARIAGLGAAAAVGLGLMSTGAAHADTFVPLPGGERVVNAGDVSVKIARNAESALISPSLAANGAGRVAWVTGDVFADVQGDFEEATLKTGYIVGCQVDITGLEAGLSGGLSLSGADLSGSLSLPIKPGEVKFASIKSKKLKEPGVAAIQYKDAEIQVQGCGGYAQARAYTVVEVPGNHYVKGTLYGQPFSIG
- a CDS encoding MspA family porin gives rise to the protein MNSKTLRHGAKAAAVVGSATVAIGLFSTGAAHADTFVPLQDGEVTQTLLDGTVVTVKQTGNTALINPSLGSTPLHRNVWASGTVDVTLSGGSAKGGTIDAGYIVACQLSFGAKTGGEVGAESKEWGDPAPSAEASAGLTIGPGEAKAVSILDIEYEDSYGAKANKSNFSFTGNSGGFTYADETFGVSGCAGYAQARSYVKVNVSTDSVDGNVTLWGQPFSLG
- a CDS encoding MogA/MoaB family molybdenum cofactor biosynthesis protein is translated as MEIEAATAGRALVVIVDDRPDTDSIGQLVTELLGEAGFLVDGIVAVAADEVAIRNTLNTAVIGGVDLVVSVGGTGVSARDVTPDVTAEILDREIPGISEALRSSGLSAGSLDAGLSRGLAGVSGSTLVVNLASSRPAVRDGMATLTLLASHVIAELSGLEG
- a CDS encoding S1C family serine protease; protein product: MTDERSRDDHQNPPTEQMPRVPEGQMPRVPEGQMPRVPEGYHQQQQWQPGYPAPGRYAGSPNTSGFGPYPGQLGQPTGGGPGGPGGPGGTLPPPPPAGNAPQGGPARGRTALVAGVVALALVSGGIGGYVGGLASGSGSGAEVTSSLNAPRGEAQPTANAPEGSVQAVAQKVVPSVVQIEVAGPRGGGEGSGVVLSGDGLILTNNHVVGAAADGGELQVAFSDGTKAPATLVGADPVSDLAVVKASGKTDLTPIELGTSANVQVGQQVVAVGSPLGLASTVTEGIVSALNRPVSTSGEAGNQNTVIDALQTDAAINPGNSGGALVNMDGRLVGINTAIATVGGGSTGAQSGSIGLGFAIPVDQASRIANELIETGKATQAIIGVQVPNRDNANGATVVEVTPGSPAERAGIPKGSVITKVDDRTIDSGDSLIATIRSHAPGENVSVTYTDTNGNNPKTVDVTLGTAESQGGR
- a CDS encoding HAMP domain-containing sensor histidine kinase; the protein is MAGPFHRGGAANGRNAPANPPAHFPSPPGPQVPGLPPPAPMRPIHEMRPPMPLTRTISLRWRVTLLAASVVAIAVAVMAIAAYAVVSRALYADVDNQLRNRASSLIDSNLVTFDPRYVAGATLYTTDVSVALIFPNLDTYAPPGSTVPIGDPELAVARGELPSSLRTVEGRRVLAERTHDGSTLVIAQRLAPTGAVLDRLAWVLFVVGGWGVVLAAAAGTTVGRTGLRPVARLTAAAERVARTDDLTPIPVTGNDELARLTESFNTMLRALAESRERQSRLVADAGHELRTPLTSLRTNMELLIASSRPGAPHVPDEDMAELRTDVMAQIEELSTLVGDLVDLAREDAPETVYELVDLSEVVERSLERARRRRNEIDFTAATVPWFVYGDHSGLSRAVLNVLDNAAKWSPPGEQVRVATRPLGNGLLELTVDDAGPGIPEEDRELVFDRFYRSTASRSMPGSGLGLAIVRQVVVKHGGTIAVDVSERGGALVRIVLPGAPEPR